A genomic window from Anticarsia gemmatalis isolate Benzon Research Colony breed Stoneville strain chromosome 22, ilAntGemm2 primary, whole genome shotgun sequence includes:
- the LOC142982527 gene encoding uncharacterized protein LOC142982527, giving the protein MFESHEFVTWINELGCNQHVITPEMHQANGQAERYMRTVLNMLRIQANYKQLEWSETLWKLQLVLNITRQKTTRASPLNLLIGTESTTPVVRALVRDVAIEGSAPNREALREITRSRARELLRSNQSQQDERANRQRRAPRQFSVDDWVFVIKYSQSAGKLDSGMRGPYKVVKVLPSGRYTLQLLSGSYGKTTQAAAQYMVPWRGEWSPETCAAFFESEVTDDEETVPKDPAPAVGLSMPLLDDDVTNPPTSPVAGPSGITQRSCVEDDLASGEAV; this is encoded by the exons ATGTTCGAGTCTCACGAGTTCGTAACTTGGATCAACGAACTGGGCTGCAATCAACACGTCATCACGCCCGAAATGCACCAGGCCAATGGTCAAGCAGAGCGCTACATGCGGACCGTTCTTAATATGCTACGCATCCAAGCCAACTACAAGCAGCTGGAATGGTCAGAGACCTTGTGGAAGCTACAGTTGGTGCTAAACATCACAAGGCAAAAGACGACACGAGCATCTcctttaaatcttttaatagGCACAGAATCTACTACGCCCGTGGTGCGAGCACTGGTACGTGACGTAGCGATCGAGGGTTCGGCGCCTAACAGGGAAGCTCTGCGCGAAATCACTAGGAGCAGAGCCCGTGAACTTCTCCGAAGTAACCAATCTCAGCAAGATGAACGAGCTAACCGTCAACGGCGAGCACCTCGACAGTTCTCCGTCGATGACTGggtgtttgttataaaatattctcagtCGGCAGGCAAACTGGACTCAGGCATGCGTGGTCCGTATAAAGTGGTCAAAGTTTTGCCAAGTGGACGCTACACACTGCAGTTACTCAGCGGCAGTTACGGCAAGACTACACAAGCTGCTGCGCAATACATGGTGCCGTGGCGGGGTGAATGGAGCCCCGAAACATGCGCTGCGTTTTTCGAGA gtgAGGTCACTGACGATGAGGAAACAGTACCAAAGGATCCAGCACCTGCAGTTGGACTGTCTATGCCCTTGCTTGACGATGACGTAACTAACCCACCTACATCCCCAGTGGCGGGTCCTAGTGGGATAACTCAGAGATCTTGCGTCGAGGACGACTTGGCGTCAGGAGAGGCCGTGTAA